One genomic region from Stackebrandtia nassauensis DSM 44728 encodes:
- a CDS encoding ATP-binding protein, whose translation MIGRKTELNRLRRLAAESRDGRGNAIVVRGGPGIGKSALLDELAGAVTDVRVLRVTGLETEAELPFAALHLLLRPVSGLVGELPDPQRDALRAAFGQGGGVDADRFLVGLAVLTLLADLAEERPVLCLVDDAQWLDRASADALVFAARRLDADRITMVLAVRDDAENAALAGLTELRLDGLDEAQSHALLSQVADDLVAEVRERLVVEAQGNPLALIEFTRALSPEQRAGRLDPLPLAATATVGRLEESLRAAVRSLPQAARQLLVFAATEGTGNLGVVLRAAAGADVSDLVPAERARLVHVSEHRLEFRHPLVKAAAYREAPLAERIEAHRALAAVLDDEADADRRAWHLSAAALGPDEELGEVLRLAGQRARRRGSHASAVTAYERAAQLTVERERRAGRLTAAAESAVVAGQLRRARAVMERARRLTTDPAAVARLAVIQATVDSELGGVSAPARTLLDAVPAITADAPNQAANMLAQAANSAWFAGDHASLRASAELLTTLEPRLDAALVPIVRTVSGMERLVAGDVKTGLDLLRAALAPSVASARSVAHEEESVAATFAVFAALMSGNTDAACELASAWVTDCRRRGRIGSLPHALQLLTQAQLLSGRHLQAAAAGAEAWRIAEDTGQSGRLRYLGGILAWLSAIRGDDAECVTLAERAEGAVRERNGSGWGECALGLLDLVRGRPAALVERMGRIMDGPLRHTVIVTIAIPDFVEAAVRLGEPRLADGAFARFEAWAVASAQPWALAMVERCRALLEPDVEAEDRFRAALAHHVHGGRCFEHARTRLLYGEWLRRRRRRADAREQLSAAAHQLADLGAIPWAERARSELAATGGTLAPHQDSPLGTLTRRELDVVRLAATGATNRQIAAQLFLSPRTVGYHLYKAYPKLGVTTRAELAERDFG comes from the coding sequence ATGATCGGTCGGAAAACAGAGCTCAATCGGTTGCGGCGGCTGGCCGCCGAGTCGCGGGACGGCCGTGGCAACGCGATCGTGGTGCGTGGTGGTCCCGGGATCGGTAAGTCGGCGTTGCTGGACGAGTTGGCGGGGGCGGTGACCGATGTTCGGGTGTTGCGGGTGACCGGGTTGGAGACCGAGGCGGAGTTGCCGTTCGCGGCGCTGCACCTGTTGTTGCGGCCGGTGTCCGGGTTGGTGGGGGAGCTGCCGGATCCGCAGCGGGATGCCTTGCGCGCGGCGTTCGGGCAGGGCGGTGGGGTGGACGCGGACCGGTTCCTGGTGGGCCTGGCGGTCTTGACGTTGTTGGCGGACCTGGCCGAGGAGCGGCCGGTGTTGTGCCTTGTGGATGACGCGCAGTGGCTGGATCGGGCCAGTGCGGACGCTTTGGTGTTCGCGGCACGGCGGTTGGACGCCGATCGGATCACCATGGTGCTGGCGGTGCGCGACGATGCGGAGAACGCGGCGTTGGCCGGGCTGACGGAGTTGCGGCTGGACGGGTTGGACGAGGCGCAAAGCCACGCTCTGTTGTCGCAAGTGGCCGATGACCTGGTGGCTGAGGTTCGGGAACGGCTGGTGGTCGAGGCGCAGGGCAATCCGTTGGCGCTCATCGAGTTCACTCGGGCGTTGAGCCCGGAGCAGCGGGCGGGACGGTTGGATCCGTTGCCGTTGGCCGCTACCGCGACGGTGGGGCGGTTGGAGGAGTCGTTGCGGGCCGCGGTTCGGTCGTTGCCCCAAGCGGCGCGGCAGTTGTTGGTGTTCGCGGCGACCGAGGGGACCGGGAACCTCGGGGTGGTGTTGCGGGCGGCTGCTGGTGCCGATGTCTCGGATCTGGTGCCCGCCGAGCGGGCGCGGTTGGTGCATGTCAGTGAGCATCGGCTGGAGTTTCGGCATCCGTTGGTGAAGGCGGCGGCGTATCGGGAAGCGCCGTTGGCGGAACGCATCGAGGCGCATCGGGCGTTGGCGGCGGTTCTGGACGATGAGGCTGACGCCGATCGTCGGGCTTGGCATTTGTCGGCGGCGGCTTTGGGGCCCGATGAGGAGCTCGGGGAGGTTTTGCGGCTGGCGGGGCAGCGGGCGCGGCGGCGGGGGAGTCACGCTTCGGCGGTTACCGCTTATGAGCGGGCGGCGCAGTTGACCGTGGAGCGGGAGCGGCGTGCCGGGCGGCTCACCGCTGCCGCCGAGTCCGCTGTGGTGGCGGGGCAGTTGCGGAGGGCTCGCGCGGTGATGGAGCGTGCGCGGCGGTTGACCACCGATCCGGCGGCGGTCGCGCGGCTCGCGGTGATTCAGGCGACAGTGGACTCCGAGCTTGGTGGGGTGAGCGCGCCCGCCCGGACGTTGCTCGACGCGGTTCCGGCGATCACCGCCGACGCGCCGAACCAGGCGGCGAACATGCTCGCCCAGGCCGCCAACAGCGCGTGGTTCGCGGGTGATCACGCGTCGCTGCGGGCCAGTGCCGAGTTGTTGACCACACTGGAGCCGAGGCTGGACGCCGCGTTGGTTCCGATCGTGCGCACCGTGTCCGGAATGGAACGGCTCGTGGCGGGCGATGTGAAGACCGGTCTCGATCTGTTGCGGGCGGCGCTCGCGCCGAGTGTGGCGTCGGCGCGGTCGGTCGCGCATGAGGAGGAGTCGGTCGCCGCGACGTTCGCGGTCTTCGCCGCGCTCATGTCCGGGAACACCGACGCCGCATGCGAACTGGCGTCGGCTTGGGTGACTGATTGTCGTCGGCGCGGCCGTATCGGGTCGTTGCCGCACGCGTTGCAGCTGTTGACCCAGGCGCAGTTGCTGAGTGGACGGCACTTGCAGGCCGCGGCGGCCGGGGCCGAGGCGTGGCGGATCGCCGAGGACACCGGGCAGTCGGGGCGGTTGCGGTACCTGGGCGGGATTCTGGCGTGGTTGTCGGCGATCCGTGGCGACGACGCCGAATGCGTGACGCTGGCCGAGCGTGCCGAGGGCGCGGTGCGGGAACGCAATGGTTCCGGTTGGGGCGAGTGCGCGCTGGGGCTGCTCGACCTGGTGCGCGGTCGACCCGCGGCGCTTGTCGAACGTATGGGGCGCATCATGGACGGGCCGCTGCGGCACACCGTCATCGTCACGATCGCCATTCCCGATTTCGTGGAGGCGGCGGTGCGGCTCGGCGAACCGCGACTGGCCGACGGGGCGTTCGCGCGATTCGAGGCGTGGGCGGTGGCGAGCGCGCAGCCGTGGGCTCTGGCGATGGTCGAACGGTGCCGGGCCCTGCTGGAGCCCGACGTCGAAGCCGAGGACCGGTTCCGGGCGGCACTGGCGCATCACGTCCATGGTGGACGCTGTTTCGAGCACGCTCGTACCCGGCTGCTGTACGGGGAGTGGCTGCGCCGACGTCGCCGCCGGGCCGACGCTCGCGAGCAGCTGAGCGCCGCCGCGCATCAGCTCGCGGACCTGGGCGCCATCCCGTGGGCCGAGCGGGCCCGCTCGGAGCTGGCCGCGACCGGCGGCACGCTGGCCCCGCATCAGGACAGTCCTTTGGGTACGTTGACGCGGCGGGAGCTGGACGTGGTCCGGTTGGCCGCGACCGGTGCCACCAATCGACAGATCGCCGCGCAGCTGTTCCTCAGCCCCCGCACCGTCGGGTATCACCTGTACAAGGCCTACCCCAAGCTCGGTGTGACGACCCGCGCGGAACTGGCCGAGCGGGACTTCGGCTGA
- a CDS encoding FAD-dependent oxidoreductase, whose product MPTLPTETDVLIVGAGPVGLTLATALAQNGVQATLVDKLTDGANTSRAAVVHARTLEVLRDINISDDLVSRGVIVPHFEVRDRDRALLSVGFDKLPTPFPYTLMVPQNITEELLLTRLHTVGGEVHRPHEVTDITTRPDHVTATLTDGHQIRARYLIGCDGMHSTVREHSGIPFTGDTYAASFILADVHMTWSEPDDHVYLFFDPAGVMVVAPLPDGRHRIVATLDPAPEHPDTHDVQSLLDTRGPKAHPATIKDVVWSSRFRVHHRLADHYRADRILLAGDAAHVHSPAGGQGMNTGIQDAINLAEKLTAVLRDAAPSHTLDAYESERRPVAADVVAFTHRMTRIATLGNGPLRGLRNSALRALDFLPGVHHTLAMNLSELATTDRH is encoded by the coding sequence ATGCCCACCCTGCCAACCGAAACCGACGTCCTCATCGTCGGCGCGGGCCCCGTCGGACTCACGCTGGCCACCGCCCTGGCCCAAAACGGCGTCCAGGCCACCCTGGTCGACAAGCTCACCGACGGCGCCAACACCTCCCGAGCCGCCGTCGTCCACGCTCGCACCCTAGAAGTACTGCGCGACATCAACATCAGCGACGACCTGGTCTCACGCGGAGTCATCGTCCCCCACTTCGAAGTCCGCGACCGCGACCGAGCCCTGCTGAGCGTCGGCTTCGACAAACTGCCGACCCCCTTCCCCTACACGCTCATGGTCCCGCAGAACATCACCGAAGAACTCCTCCTGACCCGACTCCACACGGTCGGCGGCGAAGTCCACCGCCCTCACGAAGTCACCGACATCACCACCCGCCCCGACCACGTCACCGCCACCCTCACCGACGGCCACCAGATCCGCGCCCGTTACCTGATCGGCTGCGACGGCATGCACTCCACAGTGCGCGAACACAGCGGCATCCCCTTCACCGGCGACACCTACGCCGCCTCCTTCATCCTGGCCGACGTCCACATGACCTGGTCCGAACCCGACGACCACGTCTACCTCTTCTTCGACCCCGCCGGAGTCATGGTCGTGGCACCCCTCCCCGACGGCCGCCACCGCATCGTCGCCACCCTCGACCCGGCACCCGAACACCCCGACACCCACGACGTCCAATCCCTCCTGGACACCCGAGGCCCCAAAGCCCACCCCGCAACCATCAAAGACGTCGTCTGGAGCTCCCGTTTCCGCGTCCACCACCGCCTGGCCGACCACTACCGCGCCGACCGCATCCTCCTGGCCGGAGACGCCGCCCACGTCCACAGCCCCGCCGGTGGCCAAGGCATGAACACCGGCATCCAAGACGCGATCAACCTCGCCGAAAAACTCACCGCCGTCCTCCGCGACGCCGCCCCCTCCCACACCCTCGACGCCTACGAATCCGAACGCCGCCCCGTCGCGGCCGACGTCGTGGCCTTCACCCACCGCATGACCCGCATCGCCACCCTGGGCAACGGCCCCCTCCGCGGCCTCCGCAACTCCGCCCTACGAGCCCTCGACTTCCTCCCCGGCGTCCACCACACCCTCGCGATGAACCTCTCCGAACTGGCCACCACCGACCGCCACTAG
- a CDS encoding methyltransferase domain-containing protein: MSHKNIVDKYSSLARSALDGATVSDCEPRAFADGKFGAGGYVTLDDLPEGAARASLGCGDPVAVANLRPGDVVLDLGSGGGIDVLLSARRVLPGGSAYGLDASADMVALARRYAAEAGVDNVEFLQGDIENIPLPDGSVDVVISNCVLCLSSDKSATLTEAFRVLKPLGRFGISDVVAAGEADPLERERIEERIGCSAGTLTTIEYRDMLSAIGFADVAITLTADHGAGVHSAIVQAAKPG, translated from the coding sequence ATGTCCCACAAGAACATCGTCGACAAGTACTCGTCTCTGGCCCGTAGCGCGCTCGACGGCGCGACGGTCAGCGACTGCGAACCTCGGGCTTTCGCCGACGGGAAGTTCGGCGCTGGCGGGTACGTGACCCTCGACGACCTTCCCGAGGGCGCCGCTCGCGCGAGTCTGGGTTGCGGTGATCCGGTGGCGGTGGCGAATCTGCGGCCCGGTGACGTCGTCTTGGACCTGGGATCGGGCGGCGGGATCGACGTGCTGCTGTCGGCGCGTCGGGTGTTGCCGGGCGGCAGCGCCTATGGGCTGGATGCCAGCGCCGACATGGTCGCGCTTGCTCGTCGCTACGCCGCCGAGGCCGGTGTGGACAATGTGGAGTTCCTGCAGGGTGATATCGAGAACATCCCACTGCCGGACGGCAGTGTGGATGTCGTGATCTCCAACTGCGTGTTGTGCTTGTCCAGCGACAAGTCCGCGACGCTCACCGAGGCGTTTCGGGTGCTCAAACCGCTGGGCCGGTTCGGTATCAGCGACGTGGTCGCTGCCGGTGAGGCCGACCCGCTGGAACGGGAACGTATCGAGGAGCGGATCGGTTGTTCGGCTGGCACGCTGACCACGATCGAGTATCGGGACATGTTGTCCGCCATCGGATTCGCGGACGTGGCGATCACCCTCACCGCCGATCACGGGGCTGGTGTTCACTCGGCGATCGTTCAGGCGGCAAAGCCCGGCTAG
- a CDS encoding metalloregulator ArsR/SmtB family transcription factor translates to MMSSIHVDVIRLLSDPLRRHIVELLAQGPACTCHLVTDTGAKQPAVSHHLKVLKEAGLVASEPHGRYTYYRLLPDALETTAHGLTALVQSARRSANDRRECP, encoded by the coding sequence TTGATGTCATCAATCCACGTTGATGTGATCCGGCTGCTGAGCGACCCGCTGCGCCGCCACATCGTCGAACTGCTCGCCCAGGGCCCCGCCTGCACCTGCCACCTCGTCACCGACACCGGCGCCAAACAGCCCGCCGTTTCACATCACCTGAAAGTCCTCAAGGAAGCCGGACTGGTCGCCAGCGAGCCCCACGGTCGCTACACCTATTACCGCCTGCTCCCCGACGCACTCGAAACCACCGCCCACGGCCTTACCGCACTAGTCCAATCCGCCCGACGCTCCGCCAACGATCGAAGGGAATGCCCGTGA
- a CDS encoding RNA polymerase sigma factor: protein MTEDDVGTSDTVDAVFREEWGRLLATLVGWLRDLDLAEEVAADAIAAAVRHWPTDGVPDHPTAWLLTTARRRAVDLLRRRKTYAAKLAILRVEADRVETERLVTTAAGTEQAARDTIGDDRLRLFFTCCHPALAPEARVALTLRYLAGLSTVEVARAFLVPETTMAQRLTRAKRKIREANIPYRVPGPSEIPDRLPAVLSVIYVVFTEAYAASQGPDLTRPDLADEAIRLARILHRLMPHDREVLGLLALLLLTHARHPARTDSDGNPVLLADQDRSRWDRHTVDEGVALLEQALPDRDPGPYLIQAAIAALHDQADSMETTDWPQIVALYNLLQRVAPSPVVSLNRAVAVGMADGPQAGLALLDDLADSPALERYHLFHSARAGLLKQLGRESEAAQAYRQALDLVGNEPERAFLRRQLADIEHHGHR, encoded by the coding sequence ATGACCGAGGACGACGTGGGAACGAGCGACACCGTCGACGCGGTGTTCCGCGAGGAGTGGGGCCGACTGCTGGCCACACTCGTCGGGTGGCTGCGAGACCTGGACCTGGCCGAAGAGGTGGCGGCCGACGCCATCGCCGCGGCGGTCAGGCACTGGCCCACCGACGGCGTACCCGACCACCCCACCGCCTGGCTGCTCACCACCGCCCGCCGCCGCGCGGTCGACCTGCTGCGCCGCCGCAAGACATACGCGGCCAAACTGGCGATCCTGCGCGTGGAAGCCGACCGCGTCGAGACCGAGCGCCTGGTGACCACCGCGGCCGGTACCGAGCAGGCGGCCCGGGACACGATCGGAGACGACCGGCTACGGCTGTTCTTCACCTGCTGCCACCCGGCACTGGCCCCGGAAGCACGCGTCGCGTTGACCCTGCGGTACCTCGCCGGACTGTCGACAGTAGAAGTCGCGCGAGCGTTCCTGGTACCCGAAACGACGATGGCGCAACGCCTCACCCGCGCCAAACGCAAGATCCGCGAAGCCAACATCCCCTACCGGGTCCCCGGTCCGTCCGAGATACCCGACCGACTGCCAGCGGTACTGAGCGTCATCTACGTGGTCTTCACCGAGGCATACGCGGCCAGCCAAGGCCCGGACCTGACCCGCCCGGACCTCGCCGACGAGGCGATCCGACTGGCCCGGATCCTGCATCGCCTCATGCCCCACGACCGCGAAGTGCTCGGCCTGCTGGCGTTGCTGTTGCTGACCCACGCCCGTCACCCCGCCCGCACCGACTCCGACGGCAACCCGGTACTGCTGGCCGACCAGGACCGATCCCGCTGGGACCGGCACACAGTGGACGAAGGCGTGGCGCTCCTCGAACAAGCGCTCCCTGACCGCGATCCGGGCCCGTACCTGATTCAGGCGGCGATCGCGGCACTACATGACCAGGCCGACTCGATGGAAACCACCGACTGGCCCCAGATCGTCGCGCTGTACAACCTGCTTCAACGAGTCGCGCCTTCGCCGGTGGTATCGCTGAACCGCGCGGTCGCGGTCGGCATGGCCGACGGCCCGCAAGCCGGACTGGCCCTACTCGACGACCTGGCCGACAGCCCCGCTTTGGAGCGCTACCACCTGTTCCACTCCGCCCGCGCCGGTCTACTCAAGCAACTCGGACGCGAATCCGAGGCGGCCCAGGCATATCGCCAAGCCCTCGACCTGGTCGGCAACGAACCCGAACGGGCATTCCTACGCCGCCAGCTCGCCGACATCGAGCACCACGGTCATCGCTGA
- a CDS encoding GNAT family N-acetyltransferase, whose amino-acid sequence MITRNDNGYEVDTDVDRIDVDLVHHWLSTDTFWAEGRSRDTVARSIRASENFGLYDSGGALVGYARVVTDLATFAWLCDVYIAPDHRGKGLGTWLAVVIRDHLEPFKLKRVLLSTLDAHGVYAKVGFVPFPDPFKLMILDQAG is encoded by the coding sequence ATGATCACGCGCAACGACAACGGATACGAAGTCGACACCGACGTGGATCGTATCGACGTCGATCTGGTCCACCATTGGCTGTCGACCGACACGTTCTGGGCCGAGGGCCGCTCCCGGGACACGGTCGCGCGGTCCATCCGGGCGTCGGAGAACTTCGGGCTGTACGACAGCGGCGGGGCACTCGTCGGCTATGCCCGCGTGGTCACGGATCTGGCGACGTTCGCCTGGCTGTGCGACGTCTACATCGCTCCCGACCATCGCGGGAAGGGCCTGGGCACGTGGCTGGCCGTCGTGATCCGTGACCACCTGGAGCCGTTCAAGCTCAAGCGGGTCCTGCTGTCCACGTTGGATGCCCACGGGGTGTACGCCAAGGTCGGTTTCGTGCCGTTTCCCGATCCGTTCAAGTTGATGATCCTGGACCAGGCGGGATGA
- a CDS encoding ArsR/SmtB family transcription factor, whose protein sequence is MKEDDVAPLGKAEADEFAGWFRALSDGTRIQIVSLLAKRREPMKVGAIVEAVGVGQSTVSHHLKILAEVGFVLAQPSGASTLYRINESCVTAFPSAADVVMGRPAPPRIC, encoded by the coding sequence ATGAAAGAAGATGATGTCGCGCCGTTGGGCAAGGCCGAGGCCGATGAGTTCGCCGGTTGGTTCAGGGCGTTGTCGGACGGCACTCGCATTCAGATCGTGTCCCTGCTGGCCAAGCGGCGTGAACCGATGAAGGTCGGTGCGATCGTGGAAGCGGTGGGTGTCGGGCAGTCGACGGTGTCGCACCATCTGAAGATCCTGGCCGAGGTGGGTTTCGTGTTGGCTCAGCCCAGTGGGGCGTCCACGTTGTATCGGATCAACGAGTCGTGTGTGACGGCGTTTCCGTCCGCCGCCGATGTCGTCATGGGGCGTCCGGCTCCCCCTCGAATCTGCTAA
- a CDS encoding flavin-containing monooxygenase, with protein MIARVNTDTPPVVIVGAGQSGLAAARAVRDAGLRPLILEAGDRAAGSWPHYYDSLKAFSPNRFNNLADIDFGGEPDDYPTRDDVASYLERFAAGLDVEIRTRTRVTDVSVASGRYLVTTADGGTVEASGLVAATGSFANPHIPELHGTERFAGRLLHVADYREPSPYKGQRVVVVGAGDSAVQVAVELAHVATVTLASHHMPQLVPQLVNGRDVHYLLTDRFDDLPPAWLARLLTGKLVMDTGGYADAFDSRLLDRRDMFTGLTDHGVVWRDGNSEPVDAIILATGYRPSLGYLKSLGALDENGMPLHSQGVSLTHPGLVFLGVEYQRNFASNTLRGVAADAAHVTPALAAFASGAHLPFVA; from the coding sequence ATGATAGCTCGGGTGAACACTGATACCCCTCCCGTTGTCATCGTCGGAGCCGGACAGTCCGGTCTGGCCGCCGCCCGCGCCGTTCGTGACGCCGGGCTACGCCCGCTCATCCTCGAAGCCGGTGACCGAGCCGCGGGCTCATGGCCGCACTACTACGACAGTCTCAAGGCTTTTTCGCCCAACCGGTTCAACAACCTCGCCGACATCGACTTCGGCGGTGAACCCGACGACTACCCCACTCGCGACGACGTCGCCTCCTACCTGGAGCGGTTCGCCGCCGGTCTCGATGTGGAGATCCGCACCCGGACCCGGGTCACCGACGTGTCCGTCGCATCCGGACGCTACCTGGTCACCACGGCCGACGGCGGCACCGTGGAAGCCTCCGGTCTGGTGGCGGCCACCGGCTCGTTCGCCAACCCGCACATCCCCGAACTCCATGGGACCGAACGCTTCGCAGGAAGGCTGCTGCACGTCGCCGACTACCGTGAACCCAGCCCCTACAAGGGACAGCGCGTTGTCGTGGTCGGCGCGGGCGACTCCGCCGTCCAAGTCGCCGTCGAACTGGCTCACGTCGCGACGGTGACCCTGGCCAGCCACCACATGCCGCAGCTCGTCCCGCAACTGGTGAACGGCCGCGACGTCCACTACCTGCTCACCGACCGTTTCGACGACCTGCCACCCGCGTGGCTGGCACGCCTGCTGACCGGCAAGCTGGTCATGGACACCGGCGGCTACGCCGACGCCTTCGACTCACGACTGCTTGATCGCCGGGACATGTTCACCGGTCTCACCGATCACGGGGTGGTGTGGCGCGACGGCAATAGCGAGCCCGTCGACGCGATCATCCTGGCCACCGGATACCGGCCCAGCCTGGGCTACCTGAAATCCCTGGGCGCCTTGGACGAGAACGGTATGCCGCTGCACTCTCAAGGCGTGTCACTGACCCATCCGGGCCTGGTCTTTCTCGGCGTCGAATACCAGCGCAACTTCGCCTCCAACACCCTGCGCGGGGTCGCCGCCGACGCCGCGCACGTCACTCCGGCCCTGGCCGCCTTCGCATCAGGCGCTCATCTGCCGTTCGTGGCATAA
- a CDS encoding helix-turn-helix domain-containing protein — MLIESDSVERRARVHAALGEPVRLRIVDALTLGDVSPQELERLVGMPSNLLAHHLKTLVDAGVVTRSRSEADRRRTYLRLVPEAVAGLQVSPRVVASRVVFVCTRNTARSQLAEALWRQHSQVPAASAGTDPAARVHPKAVAVARRHGLRLPPSGTAHVSDVVVEGDLVIAVCDNAHESMAVEAARWHWSVPDPVPVGTDEAFESAFADIDRRIDRLAPMLTVATGMS, encoded by the coding sequence ATGTTGATTGAGTCAGATTCCGTCGAGCGTCGGGCGCGTGTGCACGCGGCGTTGGGTGAGCCTGTGCGGTTGCGCATCGTGGACGCCTTGACGTTGGGAGACGTTTCTCCGCAGGAGCTTGAGCGCCTGGTGGGGATGCCGTCGAACCTGCTGGCGCATCATCTGAAGACGCTCGTCGACGCCGGGGTGGTCACGCGTTCGCGGTCCGAGGCCGATCGGCGTCGGACCTACCTGCGGCTGGTTCCTGAAGCAGTGGCAGGGCTCCAGGTATCACCGCGCGTTGTGGCTTCGCGGGTGGTGTTCGTGTGCACCCGCAACACCGCGCGGTCCCAGCTGGCGGAGGCGCTGTGGCGACAGCACAGTCAGGTTCCGGCCGCCAGTGCCGGGACCGATCCGGCCGCACGAGTGCATCCGAAGGCGGTAGCCGTGGCGCGGCGGCACGGGCTGCGGCTACCGCCCAGCGGGACAGCTCACGTATCCGATGTGGTGGTTGAGGGCGATCTGGTGATCGCCGTGTGCGACAACGCTCACGAATCAATGGCCGTTGAGGCTGCACGGTGGCATTGGTCAGTGCCCGATCCGGTGCCGGTGGGTACCGATGAGGCTTTCGAATCGGCCTTCGCCGACATCGACCGGCGCATCGACCGCTTGGCGCCGATGCTGACTGTCGCAACGGGGATGTCGTGA
- a CDS encoding SAM-dependent methyltransferase, protein MESTTPDVITTRPVAHVIGGRADPNDDDWNTETATIRFDATQFAPEALAGLDAFSHVEVIFRFHRTSPDRVNTGARHPRGNPDWPLVGIFAQRGRDRPNLLGVSRCQLLSVNGLDVHVRGLDAIDGTPVLDLKPYMTEFGPQGEVTQPAWATDLMRHYY, encoded by the coding sequence ATGGAATCGACCACACCGGACGTGATCACCACACGCCCCGTCGCGCACGTCATCGGCGGCCGCGCCGACCCCAACGACGACGACTGGAACACCGAGACGGCCACCATCCGCTTCGACGCCACCCAGTTCGCCCCCGAAGCCCTAGCCGGACTAGACGCGTTCTCACACGTAGAAGTGATCTTCCGATTCCACCGCACCTCCCCCGACCGCGTCAACACCGGCGCCCGCCACCCGCGCGGCAACCCCGACTGGCCCCTGGTCGGCATCTTCGCCCAACGCGGCCGCGACCGCCCCAACCTGCTCGGCGTCTCCCGCTGTCAGCTCCTGTCCGTCAACGGCCTGGACGTCCACGTCCGCGGCCTGGACGCCATCGACGGCACCCCCGTCCTCGACCTCAAGCCCTACATGACCGAGTTCGGTCCCCAAGGCGAAGTCACCCAGCCCGCCTGGGCCACCGACCTCATGCGCCACTACTACTGA
- a CDS encoding ArsR/SmtB family transcription factor: MTTAATSLSPEAQAFLKALASSTRQQIMFAFDGGSELTVGDVAKRLELAQSAASTHLATLRDAGILTSRRDWKTVYYRANPAGFLKSLDDLRDYLLACCPPDCAAPPDATAEDTT; this comes from the coding sequence GTGACGACAGCCGCGACATCGCTCAGCCCCGAGGCCCAGGCGTTCTTGAAGGCCCTGGCCAGCTCGACTAGGCAGCAGATCATGTTCGCCTTCGACGGCGGCAGCGAACTGACCGTCGGGGACGTGGCCAAGCGGCTGGAGCTCGCGCAGTCGGCCGCCTCCACCCACCTGGCCACCCTGCGCGACGCGGGAATCCTGACCTCGCGCCGCGACTGGAAGACCGTCTACTACCGCGCCAACCCGGCGGGGTTCCTCAAGAGTCTCGACGACCTGCGTGACTACCTGCTGGCCTGCTGTCCACCCGACTGCGCGGCGCCGCCGGATGCGACAGCTGAGGACACGACGTAG